In a genomic window of Bradyrhizobium ontarionense:
- a CDS encoding DUF2934 domain-containing protein, protein MGQIDELGLQQRIRDRAHALWEQSGRPEGRQDEFWHQAEHDIQEMEQLHEEATAPPPTMLPG, encoded by the coding sequence ATGGGACAAATCGACGAATTGGGTCTGCAGCAACGCATCCGTGACCGCGCCCACGCGCTGTGGGAGCAGTCCGGGCGGCCGGAGGGCCGTCAGGATGAGTTCTGGCACCAGGCCGAGCACGATATCCAGGAGATGGAGCAGTTGCACGAGGAGGCCACCGCACCCCCGCCGACGATGCTGCCGGGTTGA